A DNA window from Hordeum vulgare subsp. vulgare chromosome 1H, MorexV3_pseudomolecules_assembly, whole genome shotgun sequence contains the following coding sequences:
- the LOC123424668 gene encoding uncharacterized protein LOC123424668 isoform X3, with product MRPWLTCLDVDGLCNSDVVDSLFLPVVDGLNQCISCWGTDSPFKHCKNQNPRKVNKHYSSSAVTVTTYYCSYYCLQVKRFHAGRRAVVRGGAGAVGQAELDGEQRPRQAGAADVHPRPAHGALRHQRALAHRHDRPLRVF from the exons ATGAGGCCATGGTTAACTTGCCTCGACGTTGACGGTCTTTGTAATTCAGACGTTGTTGATTCTCTGTTCCTTCCTGTTGTTGACGGTCTCAACCAATGTATCAGTTGTTGGGGAACAGACTCGCCTTTCAAACACTGCAAGAATCAGAATCCTCGAAAAG TGAACAAGCACTACTCCAGCTCCGCGGTTACTGTCACCACGTACTACTGCAGCTACTACTGTTTGCAAGTGAAACGATTTCATGCAGGCCGGCGGGCCGTCGTACGCGGTGGAGCTGGGGCGGTTGGACAGGCTGAGCTCGACGGCGAGCAGCGTCCCCGGCAAGCTGGCGCCGCCGACGTCCATCCTCGACCAGCTCACGGCGCTCTTCGCCACCAACGGGCTCTCGCACACCGACATGATCGCCCTCTCCG GGTGTTCTGA
- the LOC123424668 gene encoding queuine tRNA-ribosyltransferase catalytic subunit 1-like isoform X2, whose protein sequence is MTRGLAPSAWTSLTRRGAQCLGVLKLKPNAMETDERPIDPSCPCMVCKNYTRAYLHCLVTKDHMGSQLLSYHNLSFMMQLSRDLHMSILEGRFPEFVRGFLRVQFPKGDVPKWVHNAMEVAGIDISECCTPTNCQHDAMEAAGVDIAEFCPPTKCP, encoded by the exons ATGACCCGAG GTCTGGCTCCGTCTGCTTGGACATCATTAACCAGACGTGGAGCCCAATGTTTG GGTGTTCTGAAGTTAAAACCAAACGCAATGGAAACTGATGAACGGCCCAttgatccttcttgtccatgtatG GTCTGCAAAAACTATACACGTGCATACTTGCATTGTCTTGTCACGAAAGATCATATGGGCTCTCAACTGCTGTCATATCACAATTTATCGTTTATGATGCAG TTAAGTAGAGATCTCCACATGTCGATTCTTGAAGGACGATTTCCAGA ATTCGTGAGAGGATTCTTGAGGGTGCAG TTTCCGAAGGGCGACGTGCCAAAGTGGGTTCACAATGCAATGGAGGTTGCCGGCATTGACATATCGGAGTGCTGCACCCCGACCAACTGTCAGCATGACGCAATGGAGGCCGCTGGCGTCGACATAGCGGAGTTTTGCCCGCCGACCAAGTGCCCGTGA
- the LOC123424668 gene encoding pentatricopeptide repeat-containing protein At1g80880, mitochondrial-like isoform X1: protein MVRLMLSWSVVSLRENCVKDAKNVLSKMVDEGFQPDVETDKSIIVPLCESCKLEEARKIMEDMKMKGIVPTISTYHAFLKQEGIDETLQLPKKMKEDGCGPNSDTFLMLIDKFIQLNESGNALRVWTEMRRYDIRPGYAHYMAVVQGLVKMDVYHELWSIMMK from the exons ATGGTACGTCTTATGCTCTCATGGTCTGTTGTTTCTCTAAG AGAGAATTGCGTGAAGGATGCAAAAAATGTTCTCAGTAAAATGGTAGATGAAGGTTTCCAACCGGATGTTGAAACAGACAAAAGTATTATAGTTCCACTTTGTGAAAGTTGCAAGCTTGAGGAAGCACGGAAGATAATGGAAGACATGAAAATGAAGGGCATTGTTCCAACCATTTCGACGTACCATGCATTTTTGAAACAGGAAGGCATTGACGAAACACTCCAGCTACCGAAGAAAATGAAAGAAGATGGTTGTGGCCCTAACAGTGACACATTTCTCATGCTCATTGATAAGTTTATCCAACTGAATGAGTCTGGAAATGCTCTGAGGGTGTGGACTGAAATGCGAAGATACGACATTAGGCCTGGTTATGCACACTACATGGCAGTGGTCCAAGGTTTGGTTAAAATGGATGTATACCACGAGCTTTGGAGTATTATGATGAAGTGA